The following are from one region of the Dehalococcoidia bacterium genome:
- a CDS encoding response regulator transcription factor has product MSAEQKKIRVLLVDDHTLVRQGLRQLLEVEPDIEVVGEAADGSEVNDRVRELHPDVILMDINMPVVDGVAATRQVLKEFPDVGIIILSMYRQDQYVFEAVRAGARGYLLKSARASEVTTAIRAVANGAALIDPTIAGNLLREFQRLAPSGSSATSRLEQLTERETDILRLVSTGASNKEIAATLYLSEKTVKNYLSTIFKKLQINDRVQAATYAVRQGITPPRKNEEV; this is encoded by the coding sequence ATGAGCGCGGAGCAAAAAAAGATTCGTGTGCTTCTCGTCGACGATCACACGTTAGTTCGTCAAGGCCTTCGCCAACTCCTTGAGGTCGAGCCCGATATCGAGGTCGTTGGCGAAGCGGCCGACGGCTCAGAAGTGAACGACCGGGTGCGCGAACTGCACCCTGATGTCATTCTGATGGATATCAACATGCCTGTCGTTGATGGAGTTGCAGCGACACGACAGGTGTTGAAGGAATTCCCCGACGTCGGGATCATTATTCTCAGCATGTATCGGCAAGACCAGTATGTTTTCGAGGCGGTGCGGGCAGGCGCGCGCGGCTATCTCCTCAAGAGCGCGCGCGCGAGCGAAGTGACGACGGCAATCCGCGCGGTCGCGAACGGCGCCGCCCTGATCGACCCGACGATCGCCGGCAACCTGCTGAGAGAGTTTCAGCGCCTTGCGCCGAGCGGCTCCTCCGCCACCTCGCGCCTCGAACAACTGACGGAGCGCGAGACCGACATCCTGCGCCTCGTTTCGACTGGCGCCTCGAACAAAGAGATTGCGGCAACCCTCTATCTCTCCGAAAAGACCGTCAAGAACTATCTCAGCACGATCTTCAAGAAGCTCCAGATCAACGACCGCGTTCAGGCCGCAACGTACGCCGTCCGCCAAGGGATCACGCCGCCTCGCAAGAACGAGGAAGTCTAA